The proteins below are encoded in one region of Oreochromis niloticus isolate F11D_XX linkage group LG6, O_niloticus_UMD_NMBU, whole genome shotgun sequence:
- the LOC100708400 gene encoding protein CutA homolog isoform X2 codes for MFQLLRTVGLRAFSMASETYTSGTHSAAFVTCPNDTVARDLARGIVEKKLAACVNIVPAIKSIYEWQGKIEEDNEVLLMIKTRSSKVPALAEYVRSNHPYEVAEVISLPIDQGNPPYLKWIGDIVPE; via the exons ATGTTCCAGCTGCTGAGGACCGTCGGACTGAGGGCCTTCTCCATGGCATCTGAGACGTACACATCAGGCACACACTCTGCTGCCTTTGTCACCTGTCCTAATGACACAGTTGCTAGAGATTTAGCCAG GGGTATTGTGGAAAAGAAGCTAGCAGCTTGTGTCAACATTGTCCCAGCGATCAAATCTAT ATATGAATGGCAGGGGAAGATTGAGGAGGACAATGAGGTGCTTCTG ATGATCAAAACAAGAAGTTCCAAGGTACCCGCTCTTGCTGAATATGTCCG CTCTAACCATCCCTATGAGGTGGCTGAGGTCATCAGCCTGCCTATTGACCAGGGTAACCCGCCTTACCTTAAGTGGATTGGAGACATTGTTCCTGAGTAA
- the LOC100708400 gene encoding protein CutA homolog isoform X1, with protein sequence MRIGLPAAETLQGGSLKALLLTVLLSVFMFQLLRTVGLRAFSMASETYTSGTHSAAFVTCPNDTVARDLARGIVEKKLAACVNIVPAIKSIYEWQGKIEEDNEVLLMIKTRSSKVPALAEYVRSNHPYEVAEVISLPIDQGNPPYLKWIGDIVPE encoded by the exons ATGCGCATTGGTTTGCCCGCAGCAGAGACACTACAGGGTGGATCCTTAAAAGCTTTACTTTTG ACAGTGCTCCTGAGCGTGTTTATGTTCCAGCTGCTGAGGACCGTCGGACTGAGGGCCTTCTCCATGGCATCTGAGACGTACACATCAGGCACACACTCTGCTGCCTTTGTCACCTGTCCTAATGACACAGTTGCTAGAGATTTAGCCAG GGGTATTGTGGAAAAGAAGCTAGCAGCTTGTGTCAACATTGTCCCAGCGATCAAATCTAT ATATGAATGGCAGGGGAAGATTGAGGAGGACAATGAGGTGCTTCTG ATGATCAAAACAAGAAGTTCCAAGGTACCCGCTCTTGCTGAATATGTCCG CTCTAACCATCCCTATGAGGTGGCTGAGGTCATCAGCCTGCCTATTGACCAGGGTAACCCGCCTTACCTTAAGTGGATTGGAGACATTGTTCCTGAGTAA
- the LOC100710195 gene encoding somatostatin receptor type 3, translated as MELIQFALLPQEVPTATWSNSSAPSYSHFLLLSTPSEPLHSFNQDDTSFLLNSSCQNCTKSKPGSLPGLAGIFIPLIYGIVCVVGLVGNTLVIHVVVNYTKHESVTNIYILNLAIADELFMLGLPFLAVQNALLSWPFGSLMCRVVMTVDAINQFTSIFCLTVMSVDRYLAVVHPIRSSWWRRPHVAKAISGTVWAGSFVVVLPVVVFADVLKDDGNCSIVWPEPAEVWKTSFIVYTCTVGFFCPLLVICLCYLLIVIKVRSVGKRAQATSSRRKKSERKITRMVVVVVAVFIFCWLPFYVLNILNLLVVLPGDFRGLYFFVVVLSYANSCANPILYGFLSDNFKRGFRKALCRTSRRVNSNDRTGIEAQRPTEEWGGIVLQQQISEGITHVHGKESSRNEEEEEIGGIEGAIQMREICKTSQNGNQNGVKEGSRTQVTQRGTRDQGPSLDPAEGVSSLASKRSRSPEEFLDQNSVLDISYL; from the exons ATGGAGCTCATCCAGTTTGCtttgctgcctcaggaagtCCCTACAGCTACCTGGAGCAACAGCTCTGCCCCCTCCTACTCTCATTTCCTGCTCCTTTCTACTCCCTCTGAACCGCTTCACAGCTTCAACCAAGATGACACTTCGTTTCTCCTTAACAGCTCCTGTCAAAATTGCACCAAAAGTAAACCAGGATCCCTCCCTGGCTTGGCTGGAATCTTCATCCCACTCATTTATGGCATCGTTTGTGTCGTTGGCTTGGTGGGAAACACTCTGGTCATCCATGTTGTCGTCAACTACACAAAACACGAGTCAGTCACAAACATCTACATCCTCAATCTAGCCATTGCAGATGAGCTTTTTATGCTGGGCCTACCCTTCTTGGCGGTACAGAACGCTTTGCTCTCGTGGCCTTTCGGCTCTCTGATGTGCCGAGTGGTTATGACAGTGGATGCCATCAACCAGTTCACCAGCATCTTTTGTTTAACTGTGATGTCAGTGGACCGATACCTGGCTGTGGTGCATCCCATCCGCTCTTCTTGGTGGCGGCGCCCCCACGTGGCCAAGGCTATCAGTGGCACAGTTTGGGCGGGGTCCTTTGTGGTGGTGCTGCCGGTAGTGGTGTTCGCGGACGTGCTGAAGGATGATGGGAACTGCAGCATCGTGTGGCCTGAACCAGCAGAAGTGTGGAAGACATCGTTTATTGTCTACACGTGCACTGTTGGATTCttctgccccctgctggtcatctGCTTGTGCTACCTGCTGATCGTCATCAAG GTAAGAAGTGTTGGAAAACGGGCACAGGCCACATCCTCCAGACGCAAGAAGTCAGAGCGTAAAATCACCCGGATGGTAGTTGTTGTTGTGGCGGTGTTCATCTTCTGCTGGCTGCCGTTCTATGTTCTCAACATTCTCAACCTCCTTGTGGTCCTGCCTGGAGACTTCAGGGGCCTCTACTTCTTTGTTGTTGTCCTTTCATATGCCAACAGCTGCGCCAACCCCATACTCTACGGATTTCTGTCTGACAACTTCAAGAGAGGCTTCAGGAAGGCGCTGTGCCGCACGTCGCGCAGAGTGAACAGCAACGACAGAACCGGCATCGAGGCCCAGAGGCCCACGGAGGAGTGGGGCGGCATTGTTCTCCAACAGCAAATAAGTGAGGGAATCACTCACGTGCATGGGAAAGAAAGTAGCAGaaatgaagaagaggaggaaataGGTGGAATAGAAGGTGCTATACAGATGAGAGAAATCTGTAAGACATCACAGAATGGAAACCAGAACGGAGTAAAAGAGGGCTCAAGGACACAGGTCACGCAGAGGGGTACACGTGACCAGGGTCCAAGCTTAGATCCTGCTGAGGGAGTGTCCTCTTTGGCCAGTAAGAGAAGTAGGTCACCTGAAGAATTCCTGGACCAAAACTCTGTGCTTGATATCAGCTACCTGTAA